A genomic stretch from Prochlorococcus marinus str. MIT 9312 includes:
- the rnhA gene encoding ribonuclease HI — MNSDCIAIEAATDGACSGNPGPGGWGGLIIFDDNSELEIGGSEQNTTNNRMELTAAIKTLEKLTTYKLKENFKLRTDSKYVIEGYTKWIINWKRNGWKTSAGKPVQNLDLWQKIDQLRINGLIMEYVKGHSGDKQNDRVDKIATNYSKGISIGSNLKEAESSVDLFEKNAPAEIQALFSRNELIQKFAEKSYLLSSLELSNLLGKENHLKIKQYLLFEWRNWRLIPKDKKYWIIEKKES, encoded by the coding sequence ATGAATAGCGATTGTATTGCAATTGAAGCTGCAACTGATGGAGCCTGCAGCGGTAATCCAGGTCCAGGGGGTTGGGGTGGTTTAATAATTTTTGACGATAACAGTGAATTAGAAATAGGTGGTTCCGAGCAAAATACCACTAATAATAGAATGGAATTAACTGCAGCTATAAAAACTCTTGAAAAATTAACAACCTATAAATTAAAAGAGAACTTTAAATTAAGAACCGATAGTAAATATGTAATAGAAGGGTATACAAAATGGATTATAAACTGGAAGAGAAATGGATGGAAAACAAGCGCAGGAAAACCAGTACAGAATCTTGATTTATGGCAAAAAATTGATCAATTAAGAATTAATGGCCTAATAATGGAATATGTTAAGGGTCATAGCGGGGATAAACAAAATGATAGGGTTGATAAAATAGCAACTAATTACAGCAAAGGTATATCTATAGGAAGTAACTTAAAAGAAGCAGAATCCTCAGTTGACCTTTTTGAAAAAAATGCACCTGCAGAAATTCAGGCATTATTTTCAAGAAATGAATTAATTCAAAAATTTGCAGAAAAAAGTTACTTGTTAAGTTCATTAGAACTGAGTAACTTATTGGGCAAAGAAAACCACTTAAAGATAAAACAATATTTACTTTTTGAATGGCGTAATTGGAGATTGATTCCTAAAGATAAAAAATATTGGATAATAGAAAAAAAAGAATCCTAA
- the rplL gene encoding 50S ribosomal protein L7/L12, which produces MSAKTEEILESLKSLSLLEASELVKQIEEAFGVSAAASAGVVMAAPGATGGDGDGGAAEEKTEFDVVLESFDAAAKIKVLKVVRNATGLGLGDAKALVESAPKTVKEGIAKADAESLKKEIEEAGGKVTLK; this is translated from the coding sequence ATGTCCGCAAAAACTGAAGAAATTCTTGAATCATTAAAATCTCTCTCACTTTTAGAAGCATCTGAGCTTGTGAAGCAAATTGAAGAGGCATTTGGTGTATCTGCTGCAGCTTCTGCAGGTGTAGTAATGGCAGCTCCAGGAGCAACTGGCGGTGATGGAGATGGTGGCGCTGCTGAAGAAAAAACTGAGTTTGATGTAGTTCTCGAAAGCTTTGATGCAGCTGCAAAAATCAAAGTCCTTAAGGTCGTAAGAAATGCAACTGGTCTAGGACTTGGTGATGCAAAAGCACTTGTTGAATCAGCACCAAAAACAGTTAAAGAAGGAATTGCTAAAGCTGATGCTGAATCTCTAAAAAAAGAGATTGAAGAAGCTGGCGGTAAGGTTACACTTAAGTAA
- the rplJ gene encoding 50S ribosomal protein L10 translates to MGRTLENKQQIVTEIKSLLNDSEMAVVLDYKGLTIKEMSDLRSRLQTTNGICKVTKNSLMRKAIDGDSNWNDLESLLTGTNAFVLIKEDVGGAVKAIQSFQKDTKKSETKGALFEGRLLSNSEIKEIASLPSKEVLMAKIAGALNGVATKIAISINEVPSGLARSLKQHSEKPES, encoded by the coding sequence ATGGGCCGAACACTAGAGAATAAGCAACAAATCGTTACTGAGATTAAATCTCTCTTAAACGACTCGGAAATGGCTGTAGTTCTTGACTATAAAGGTTTAACTATCAAAGAGATGTCAGATTTGCGATCTAGATTGCAAACAACTAACGGCATTTGTAAAGTTACTAAAAATTCATTAATGCGTAAAGCTATTGATGGAGATAGTAATTGGAATGATCTTGAATCTTTACTGACCGGAACAAATGCTTTTGTCTTAATTAAAGAAGATGTAGGAGGCGCTGTAAAAGCGATCCAATCTTTTCAAAAAGACACCAAAAAATCCGAAACCAAAGGAGCTTTATTTGAAGGCAGACTTCTTAGCAATTCTGAAATAAAAGAAATTGCAAGTCTTCCATCTAAAGAAGTATTGATGGCAAAAATTGCTGGCGCTCTAAATGGCGTTGCAACAAAAATTGCTATCTCTATCAATGAAGTGCCTTCTGGGCTTGCTAGATCACTTAAACAACATTCTGAAAAACCAGAATCTTAA
- the rplA gene encoding 50S ribosomal protein L1: protein MKKLSKRMAALSTKIEDRIYPPLEALSIIKENANAKFDETIEAHIRLGIDPKYTDQQLRTTVALPHGTGQSIKIAVITSGENVSKAKSAGADLFGEEDLVESINKGNMDFDLLIATPDMMPKVAKLGRVLGPRGLMPNPKAGTVTNDIANAIKEFKAGKLEFRADKAGIVHVRFGKASFTKEALFDNLKTLQESIDKNKPSGSKGKYWKSFYVTSTMGPSVQVDISAVQDYQPEG, encoded by the coding sequence ATGAAAAAACTATCAAAAAGAATGGCGGCTCTATCAACAAAGATAGAAGATCGCATTTACCCTCCACTTGAAGCTCTTAGTATTATCAAGGAAAATGCCAACGCTAAATTTGATGAAACTATTGAAGCGCATATACGTTTAGGTATTGATCCAAAATATACTGATCAACAATTAAGGACCACAGTCGCTTTACCACATGGTACTGGCCAAAGTATCAAAATCGCAGTAATCACAAGCGGAGAGAATGTATCTAAAGCCAAGTCTGCTGGTGCCGATTTATTTGGAGAAGAAGATCTTGTGGAAAGCATCAACAAAGGAAATATGGACTTTGATCTACTTATTGCAACCCCAGATATGATGCCAAAGGTTGCAAAATTAGGACGAGTTTTAGGACCTAGAGGTTTAATGCCTAATCCTAAAGCTGGTACAGTAACTAATGATATTGCTAATGCAATAAAAGAATTCAAAGCTGGTAAGCTCGAATTTAGAGCAGATAAAGCAGGTATCGTTCATGTCCGCTTTGGAAAAGCAAGTTTTACAAAAGAGGCGCTATTTGACAATTTAAAAACCTTACAAGAATCAATTGATAAAAACAAACCAAGTGGCTCTAAAGGAAAGTATTGGAAAAGTTTTTATGTAACTTCAACTATGGGACCTTCCGTTCAAGTAGATATAAGTGCCGTACAAGATTACCAACCTGAAGGTTAA
- the rplK gene encoding 50S ribosomal protein L11, giving the protein MAKKIVAVIKLALQAGKANPAPPVGPALGQHGVNIMAFCKEYNAKTQDKAGFVIPVEISVFEDRSFTFITKTPPAAVLITKAAGIDKGSGESSKGSVGNISKAQLEEIAKTKLPDLNCSSVESAMKVIEGTARNMGVSITD; this is encoded by the coding sequence ATGGCAAAAAAAATTGTTGCAGTTATCAAGCTTGCTCTACAAGCAGGCAAAGCAAATCCTGCTCCGCCTGTAGGGCCAGCTTTAGGACAACATGGTGTCAATATCATGGCATTTTGTAAAGAATACAATGCAAAGACACAAGATAAAGCAGGTTTTGTAATTCCAGTTGAGATTTCTGTTTTTGAAGATAGAAGCTTTACTTTTATCACAAAAACACCTCCTGCTGCCGTATTAATAACAAAAGCAGCTGGTATAGATAAAGGATCAGGTGAATCTTCAAAAGGCTCTGTTGGGAATATAAGTAAAGCTCAATTAGAAGAAATAGCCAAAACTAAGCTTCCTGATCTAAACTGTTCTAGTGTTGAATCAGCTATGAAAGTAATAGAGGGTACTGCTCGTAATATGGGCGTCTCAATTACTGATTGA
- the nusG gene encoding transcription termination/antitermination protein NusG, producing the protein MSNELTTNLASSKANTSIARWYAVQVASSCEKKVKATLEQRSVTLGVNNRIIEIEIPQTPGIKLKKDGSRQTTEEKVFPGYVLVRMILDEDTMMAVKSTPNVINFVGAEDGRGSGRSRGHIKPRPLSRQEVNRIFKRASEKKAVIKLDIEEKDRILVTSGPFKDFQGEVIEVSGERNKLKALLSIFGRETPVELEFSQINKQN; encoded by the coding sequence ATGAGTAATGAATTGACTACAAACCTTGCTTCTTCAAAAGCAAATACTAGCATCGCAAGATGGTATGCAGTTCAAGTAGCATCAAGCTGTGAAAAAAAAGTAAAAGCAACTCTTGAGCAAAGATCAGTAACTTTAGGAGTTAATAATCGAATTATTGAAATTGAAATCCCCCAAACTCCAGGAATTAAATTAAAAAAAGATGGAAGTAGACAAACCACCGAAGAAAAAGTTTTCCCAGGTTATGTCTTAGTAAGAATGATTTTGGATGAAGATACAATGATGGCTGTAAAAAGTACTCCTAATGTAATTAACTTTGTTGGTGCTGAAGACGGTAGAGGTAGTGGAAGATCTAGAGGTCATATCAAACCTCGACCATTATCCAGACAAGAAGTTAATAGAATCTTTAAGCGCGCATCAGAGAAAAAAGCTGTCATCAAGTTAGATATTGAAGAAAAAGATAGAATCTTAGTAACTAGTGGCCCATTCAAGGATTTCCAGGGGGAAGTTATAGAAGTTTCCGGGGAAAGAAATAAATTAAAAGCATTACTTTCAATATTTGGGCGCGAGACTCCTGTAGAATTAGAATTCTCCCAAATCAATAAACAAAATTAA
- the secE gene encoding preprotein translocase subunit SecE: MTSPTTNKEPLKKDSPKIEGSKKKKNFFRSTYDELKLVVWPNKQQLFSESVAVIIMVSFSAAAIASVSRFYGWAASQIFG, from the coding sequence GTGACAAGTCCTACTACTAATAAAGAGCCTCTAAAAAAGGATTCCCCTAAAATTGAAGGGTCTAAAAAAAAGAAGAATTTTTTTAGATCTACTTACGATGAGCTTAAACTTGTCGTGTGGCCAAACAAACAACAACTTTTTAGCGAATCGGTAGCGGTTATAATTATGGTATCCTTTTCTGCAGCAGCCATAGCATCTGTCAGCAGATTCTATGGATGGGCAGCCTCACAAATTTTTGGTTGA